The proteins below come from a single uncultured Umboniibacter sp. genomic window:
- a CDS encoding AraC family transcriptional regulator, which yields MVAPNHAHQSISTIAFDCGYNSIGPFNRAFKELTGFTPKAYRESQSRSA from the coding sequence ATGGTAGCTCCCAATCATGCTCATCAAAGTATTTCGACCATTGCCTTTGATTGTGGCTATAACTCCATCGGCCCCTTCAATAGGGCATTTAAGGAGCTTACGGGTTTTACCCCGAAAGCCTATCGGGAGAGTCAATCTCGCTCCGCTTGA
- a CDS encoding pseudouridine synthase, protein MNAQQYRVAAVLSRVSPVSSPWAKMPSQAGPRWHRQPKHLLSVRTMPLDTQRLDKFLSQQLSLNQHDVRLLLARNLVQVDGQVVSQRALRINRFSRIEVEGTVLQANIPYYYMLNKPDGVVSATVDAQHPTALDLLTVPHKAELHIAGRLDLHSTGLLLFTNDSRWSEALAHPNNKIAKHYRVGVAKPLDEGYVQAFAEGMHFPFEDVVTQPAKLQIVSEYQADVWLKEGKYHQIKRMFGRFRNPVTALHRLSIGEIVLDAELAPGQSRALTQDEVNSVRRIG, encoded by the coding sequence TTGAATGCCCAACAATATCGTGTTGCTGCCGTGTTAAGTCGCGTCTCGCCAGTCTCTTCTCCGTGGGCTAAAATGCCCTCACAGGCTGGGCCCAGATGGCACCGGCAACCAAAGCACCTACTGTCAGTGAGGACCATGCCCCTAGATACCCAACGGTTGGATAAATTCCTCAGCCAACAGCTTTCCCTCAACCAGCATGATGTGCGGCTATTACTGGCGCGCAACCTGGTGCAGGTTGATGGGCAAGTAGTCAGCCAACGCGCGCTGCGTATTAATCGCTTCTCCCGTATTGAGGTGGAGGGTACGGTGTTGCAGGCAAATATCCCTTACTACTACATGCTCAACAAGCCCGATGGCGTGGTGTCCGCCACCGTTGATGCACAACACCCTACCGCCTTGGATCTACTCACCGTACCCCACAAGGCTGAACTGCATATTGCCGGGCGCTTGGACCTTCACTCCACTGGGTTGCTCCTCTTTACCAATGACAGCCGATGGTCCGAAGCCCTGGCGCATCCCAACAATAAGATAGCTAAACACTACCGCGTGGGTGTCGCCAAGCCACTGGATGAAGGGTATGTTCAAGCCTTTGCCGAGGGCATGCACTTCCCCTTTGAGGACGTCGTCACGCAACCCGCCAAGTTGCAAATAGTGTCCGAATACCAGGCGGACGTGTGGCTAAAGGAAGGAAAGTATCATCAGATAAAGCGGATGTTTGGGCGGTTTCGCAACCCAGTAACGGCTCTGCACCGATTGAGTATTGGTGAGATTGTGTTGGACGCCGAGCTGGCGCCTGGGCAGTCGCGAGCGTTAACCCAGGACGAGGTTAACAGTGTGCGTAGGATAGGGTAG
- a CDS encoding response regulator transcription factor: MKILLVEDNIEIATQVIEFLTGLGWEVDFARNASQGYELAVADSFDVILLDLNLPDGDGVDLCAQIKANARVEPAILMVTARNSFEDKAQGFNHGADDYLVKPYDLRELPLRCQALLRRKQLYQSKQLSLGDLCIDAVSHEVTRQDQPLKFTKIGFSILLQLARAYPKPVSKSQLVAEIWPDEVPNSDPLKAHIYALRQVLDKPFATPMLATVQSLGYRLEVANV, translated from the coding sequence ATGAAAATCCTATTGGTTGAAGACAATATTGAAATTGCTACCCAGGTTATCGAGTTCCTAACGGGGTTGGGCTGGGAGGTCGATTTCGCCCGTAATGCTAGTCAGGGCTACGAGTTAGCAGTGGCCGATAGCTTCGATGTCATCCTCTTGGATCTCAACCTCCCCGATGGCGACGGCGTAGATCTCTGTGCGCAGATCAAAGCTAATGCCAGGGTTGAGCCTGCCATTCTCATGGTGACAGCGCGGAATAGTTTTGAGGATAAGGCCCAGGGCTTTAACCACGGCGCTGATGACTATTTGGTGAAACCCTATGACCTGCGCGAGCTTCCACTGCGCTGCCAAGCTTTACTCCGACGCAAACAACTCTATCAGTCCAAGCAGCTTAGTTTGGGCGATCTGTGTATTGATGCCGTCAGCCATGAGGTGACGCGTCAGGACCAACCGCTAAAGTTCACCAAGATTGGCTTTAGTATCCTTCTTCAGTTGGCCAGAGCCTATCCCAAGCCGGTTTCGAAATCCCAGTTGGTGGCGGAGATCTGGCCGGATGAAGTGCCGAACAGTGACCCGCTTAAAGCCCATATCTATGCTCTGCGCCAGGTATTAGATAAACCCTTCGCAACGCCCATGTTAGCTACGGTTCAAAGCTTGGGCTACCGATTAGAGGTCGCCAATGTTTAA
- a CDS encoding type 1 glutamine amidotransferase domain-containing protein — protein MNIKKIAIRSAVTLGVLAVLIAAPILWILSFVPDTGLENFEDSQAQDIPYLAAATGETNGRILAVVTSVDEMGTSGKRTGYELTELARAYWVFSVNGFEVDIASTQGGDAPMILDKDDMEHYSYAFLNHPEIQAQLQNTLVIDDLNPADYDAVYFVGGKGTMFDFVDNLAIKSFTADMYSQGGVIAAVCHGPAALLNVSLPDGTNLLAGKSVTSFTNSEELLLIPEAEQVFGFLLEDGLKEQGATFASTSDYLNMVVADGNVITGQNPWSVWTLAEKTVEQLGVTPVERPITREERAVDLMGVFRAQGYSAAKDYIEAHDYEYKSLLIVMHAIVAAMDFDLVASVKLMLLAEATKAE, from the coding sequence ATGAACATTAAAAAAATTGCTATTCGCAGTGCTGTAACCTTGGGTGTATTAGCCGTCCTCATTGCGGCACCCATTCTCTGGATTTTGAGCTTCGTCCCAGACACTGGCTTGGAAAACTTTGAGGATAGCCAAGCGCAGGATATTCCCTACCTAGCTGCGGCTACCGGCGAAACCAATGGCCGTATCTTGGCGGTAGTAACCAGTGTGGATGAAATGGGCACCAGCGGTAAGCGCACTGGCTATGAGCTCACGGAACTGGCAAGAGCTTACTGGGTATTCAGCGTCAACGGCTTTGAGGTAGATATCGCCAGTACGCAGGGCGGCGATGCACCTATGATCTTGGACAAAGATGATATGGAGCACTATAGCTACGCCTTCCTTAATCACCCTGAGATTCAAGCTCAGCTACAGAATACCTTGGTCATCGATGACTTGAACCCCGCCGATTATGACGCCGTTTACTTCGTGGGTGGCAAAGGGACGATGTTCGACTTTGTGGACAACTTAGCAATTAAGTCTTTCACCGCCGACATGTATAGCCAGGGCGGAGTCATTGCGGCGGTATGTCATGGCCCTGCGGCGCTATTGAATGTGTCACTGCCGGACGGCACTAATCTCTTGGCGGGTAAGTCAGTCACCTCCTTCACCAATAGTGAAGAGCTACTGCTGATTCCTGAAGCCGAGCAGGTGTTTGGTTTTCTCTTGGAAGATGGTCTGAAGGAGCAGGGTGCGACCTTTGCGTCCACCTCTGACTACCTCAACATGGTGGTCGCTGACGGTAATGTCATTACGGGACAAAATCCGTGGTCAGTCTGGACACTAGCGGAGAAGACGGTGGAGCAACTGGGTGTGACGCCAGTTGAGCGCCCCATTACTCGCGAAGAGCGCGCCGTTGATTTAATGGGTGTGTTCAGAGCGCAGGGCTACTCCGCTGCAAAGGATTACATTGAGGCCCATGACTATGAATACAAATCTCTACTCATTGTGATGCACGCTATTGTTGCGGCAATGGACTTTGATCTGGTTGCTAGCGTGAAGTTAATGCTATTGGCCGAAGCGACCAAAGCAGAGTAA
- a CDS encoding PIN domain nuclease encodes MILADSSVWIDYLNGIHSLETERLDEALNDDVVVMGDLILVEILQGFRKSYDYKLAKANLLLLEQHEMLGTPQALRASEHFCFLRTKGITVRKTNDIVIASYCINEGIPLLFTDRDFEPFVKYLGLKSVVAS; translated from the coding sequence ATGATACTGGCAGATTCCAGTGTCTGGATTGATTATCTCAATGGTATTCACTCTCTAGAAACTGAGAGGCTCGATGAGGCTCTGAACGACGATGTGGTGGTGATGGGAGACTTAATACTAGTGGAGATACTCCAGGGTTTTCGAAAGAGCTACGACTATAAATTGGCAAAAGCTAACCTATTACTTCTCGAGCAACATGAAATGCTGGGTACGCCTCAGGCTCTTAGAGCTTCCGAGCATTTCTGTTTTCTTCGGACTAAAGGTATTACGGTACGCAAGACGAATGACATCGTCATCGCGTCCTACTGTATAAACGAGGGTATTCCATTACTCTTTACTGACCGAGATTTCGAACCATTTGTTAAATATTTAGGTTTGAAATCTGTAGTGGCCAGTTAG
- a CDS encoding AbgT family transporter, which translates to MTDIAEVNEKVSFIERVGKKIPDPVIIFMFLLAFCLVLTAIVGGLSFETPNAGGGFTSHVIKDMTETENVRWLFDNALVSNWLAFGNGVLGVILIVMLGVGVAESSGLLTAIIKKLGTKLPDRFLAPAIVFLGIMSSIATDAGYLVLIPLAGLLYAGLGKNPLIGMAAAFAGVSAGFSANLIPATPVDVIIGMNAQVFAEAQGVPFERADGTPLTPATMHYYFIFASTFLLAGLGAWVTNRFVAPRLEKMDYQVPEDISISDFETTAEESRGLKAALLGLVVALGLVAFLALGPLATFTDETGRTVSPYLNNVILLIAMVFIIVGVSFGFAAKKFSSMMDVVQAMVGQMNTMGYILVLTFFCYNFLGLLAHSGLGTYVTYLGATFLQMLGLQEFPILLIIGFVITTALINLFVGGLTSKWMLLGPIFIPMLYAVNPEMTPDLVAAAYRVADSSTNIITPMMAYAGVILAFMRKYKPDLSFGDMIFMMVPYSVAFMIVWTTLLVVFFAFGIPLGF; encoded by the coding sequence ATGACCGACATAGCGGAAGTGAACGAAAAGGTCTCGTTCATTGAACGGGTGGGGAAGAAAATTCCTGATCCAGTCATCATCTTCATGTTCCTATTGGCATTCTGCCTAGTACTCACCGCCATAGTGGGCGGTTTAAGTTTTGAGACGCCAAACGCTGGCGGCGGCTTTACGTCGCACGTGATTAAGGACATGACGGAAACTGAAAACGTCCGTTGGTTGTTCGACAATGCCTTGGTGAGTAACTGGTTGGCATTTGGTAACGGCGTGTTGGGCGTGATTCTTATTGTTATGTTGGGTGTGGGTGTGGCGGAAAGCTCTGGCCTTCTCACCGCTATCATCAAGAAGTTGGGCACTAAACTTCCCGACCGTTTTCTAGCGCCGGCTATTGTCTTCCTTGGCATCATGAGCTCTATTGCCACCGACGCAGGCTACCTGGTACTTATTCCGCTAGCCGGTTTACTGTACGCAGGCTTGGGTAAGAACCCGCTTATTGGTATGGCAGCGGCCTTCGCCGGTGTGTCAGCGGGTTTTAGCGCTAACCTCATTCCCGCCACACCCGTGGATGTGATTATTGGTATGAACGCTCAAGTGTTTGCTGAAGCGCAGGGCGTCCCGTTTGAGCGTGCCGATGGCACACCGCTAACGCCGGCGACCATGCACTACTACTTCATCTTTGCTTCTACCTTCCTCTTAGCAGGCTTGGGCGCCTGGGTGACCAATCGCTTCGTAGCGCCTCGTCTAGAGAAGATGGATTACCAAGTTCCCGAAGACATTAGCATTTCTGACTTTGAAACCACTGCGGAGGAGAGCCGTGGTCTTAAAGCAGCGCTGTTAGGGTTGGTTGTGGCGCTAGGGCTGGTGGCGTTTTTGGCGCTGGGGCCATTGGCTACGTTCACCGATGAAACGGGCCGAACGGTATCGCCTTATCTGAACAACGTGATCCTGCTCATCGCCATGGTGTTTATCATTGTGGGTGTGTCATTCGGTTTCGCTGCGAAGAAGTTCAGCTCCATGATGGATGTGGTGCAAGCCATGGTGGGACAGATGAACACCATGGGCTACATTCTGGTACTCACCTTCTTCTGTTACAACTTCCTAGGGCTATTGGCGCATTCTGGTTTGGGCACTTACGTGACTTATCTGGGAGCGACCTTCCTGCAAATGCTTGGCCTGCAAGAATTCCCTATTCTGCTGATTATTGGTTTCGTGATTACTACGGCGCTGATCAACCTATTCGTGGGCGGCCTAACCTCCAAATGGATGCTATTGGGGCCTATTTTCATCCCAATGCTCTACGCGGTAAACCCAGAGATGACGCCAGATCTGGTTGCGGCGGCATACCGAGTGGCGGATTCATCCACCAACATCATCACGCCAATGATGGCCTACGCGGGTGTTATCTTGGCCTTTATGCGTAAGTACAAGCCAGACCTAAGCTTCGGTGACATGATCTTTATGATGGTGCCTTACTCAGTGGCCTTTATGATTGTCTGGACCACCTTGCTAGTTGTCTTCTTCGCCTTTGGGATTCCGTTAGGTTTCTAA
- a CDS encoding HAMP domain-containing sensor histidine kinase, whose translation MFKAKGLRGYTTGWLVSFTLVSSLLFLAVGVVTAYIVEDAIISRLVNEQAQSIETSLQRGEQPQLSAQQQLFTKASELPPQWRERVLSSRYGELFTGTNDHYHFQHLSLRDSPQGIRNGVLQTSDGELRVLVVEVSRMLVVSNSPGAFVVFVFVFVLLTLVAVFVALKIANRVTKPVLDLSAAVSQRANAASPMPQLPFELNALATTFEASFSKIERILQRERDFTTDVGHELKTPLTAFNNLLVMANERALTATEVDQLERINADLANTIEVLLALAREESLAQETINVMGCIEQLAIEQPQVLSGEFSIDLSGDHSLVINGNRVLSKLLFLNLIQNAIRHANLPHLYIEVSASKLSFRNQTTPLKQTNVMAPGVRNDNSSGVGQGLYLVRRIAEKLALTTELKLNDSEFEIVFHIN comes from the coding sequence ATGTTTAAAGCTAAAGGCCTACGCGGCTATACTACCGGCTGGTTGGTTTCCTTTACCCTAGTGTCCTCGCTGCTGTTCTTGGCGGTAGGTGTCGTCACCGCCTACATTGTTGAAGATGCCATTATTAGTCGTTTGGTCAACGAGCAGGCCCAGAGTATTGAGACCTCGCTGCAGCGCGGCGAGCAACCCCAGCTCAGCGCTCAGCAGCAGCTCTTTACCAAGGCGAGTGAGCTGCCACCGCAGTGGCGGGAAAGAGTTTTAAGCAGTCGCTATGGCGAGCTGTTTACGGGCACCAATGATCACTACCACTTTCAGCATTTAAGCCTGCGGGATTCACCTCAGGGTATTCGCAATGGCGTACTGCAAACATCTGACGGCGAGCTACGGGTGCTGGTAGTGGAAGTCTCACGCATGCTGGTCGTTTCCAATTCACCTGGGGCGTTCGTGGTGTTTGTCTTTGTGTTTGTTCTCCTCACGCTGGTGGCGGTATTCGTGGCGCTAAAAATTGCTAATCGAGTAACTAAGCCCGTATTGGATTTATCGGCCGCGGTTAGCCAGCGGGCAAACGCTGCAAGTCCTATGCCTCAGCTCCCCTTCGAGCTCAATGCATTGGCCACCACGTTCGAGGCCAGCTTTAGTAAAATTGAACGAATCCTTCAGCGCGAGCGCGATTTCACTACCGATGTGGGGCACGAACTGAAAACACCGCTTACGGCTTTTAATAACCTTCTTGTGATGGCTAACGAGAGAGCATTAACCGCCACGGAGGTCGACCAGCTTGAACGGATTAATGCAGACCTTGCCAATACCATTGAGGTACTCTTAGCACTGGCAAGAGAGGAATCGCTGGCCCAGGAAACTATCAATGTCATGGGCTGTATTGAGCAGTTGGCGATTGAACAACCGCAGGTTTTGTCGGGTGAGTTCTCCATTGATCTCAGCGGTGATCACTCGCTGGTGATCAACGGCAATAGGGTACTGAGCAAATTACTGTTTCTCAATCTCATCCAAAACGCTATCCGCCATGCTAACTTGCCCCACCTGTACATTGAGGTATCGGCCAGTAAGCTTTCCTTCCGCAATCAAACTACGCCGCTAAAGCAGACCAATGTCATGGCGCCAGGCGTTCGCAACGACAATAGCTCTGGCGTGGGTCAGGGCTTGTATTTGGTGCGCCGAATTGCAGAGAAATTAGCGCTAACAACGGAGCTAAAGCTCAACGATTCCGAGTTCGAAATAGTTTTTCACATTAATTGA
- a CDS encoding type II toxin-antitoxin system VapB family antitoxin translates to MRTNIVIDDDLMLSALQATGLRTKREVVEEALKLIVQQRKQQSIRKLRGKLTWEGNLDEMRGAT, encoded by the coding sequence ATGCGTACCAACATAGTGATTGACGATGATTTAATGCTGAGCGCTCTGCAGGCCACTGGTCTGCGCACTAAGCGAGAAGTTGTCGAAGAAGCGCTGAAACTAATTGTTCAACAGCGAAAGCAACAGAGCATTCGTAAGCTTAGAGGAAAGTTAACCTGGGAGGGTAACCTCGATGAGATGCGCGGGGCCACATGA
- a CDS encoding HlyD family efflux transporter periplasmic adaptor subunit — translation MTKLSFIGLFTNVTAVALLTVAANSIASNDLRHDEHGTDEHGQDEHGAKIHLSDEMLALNGVTLELVSGGAIRTEARAYGRLNTPSSQRAELKARYSGVILSVSVARGQKVSKGDTLAMIEANTTLRSYALTAPFDGVVQEFDMSVGEVATTQVLVTLVNTHQLVAELELFHSQREGVEVGMDVDLFDGDHHYPSTIEQILPTNIDTPHITALAPFNNHDEHHSPGDLVKATIAISKTSVAVRVASRAIQTHDGGPVVFVKTGDRFEPRPIVTGLSDSQYTEVVSGLAINEQYVVNNSYLFKAEAEKSGAEHVH, via the coding sequence ATGACTAAACTATCTTTCATCGGCCTATTTACGAATGTCACCGCTGTTGCATTACTCACCGTTGCCGCCAACAGCATTGCCAGCAATGATCTCCGCCATGACGAGCATGGTACTGACGAACATGGCCAAGATGAACATGGAGCCAAGATTCATTTAAGCGATGAGATGCTTGCTCTTAATGGCGTAACTCTTGAGCTTGTGAGCGGAGGAGCTATTCGCACTGAAGCACGTGCCTACGGGCGCTTGAACACGCCTTCATCACAACGTGCAGAGCTTAAAGCACGCTATTCTGGTGTGATACTCAGCGTAAGTGTGGCGCGTGGTCAAAAGGTAAGCAAAGGCGATACGCTTGCCATGATTGAAGCAAATACCACGTTGCGCTCGTATGCGCTAACCGCTCCGTTTGACGGTGTTGTTCAAGAGTTCGACATGAGCGTGGGCGAAGTGGCAACAACTCAGGTGTTAGTCACCCTCGTGAATACCCATCAATTGGTGGCTGAGCTTGAACTTTTCCACAGTCAGCGCGAAGGTGTAGAAGTGGGCATGGACGTTGATCTATTCGACGGTGACCACCATTACCCAAGTACCATCGAACAAATCCTGCCCACGAATATTGATACACCACACATCACCGCGCTCGCACCATTCAACAACCATGACGAACACCACTCGCCTGGTGATTTGGTGAAGGCGACCATCGCGATTAGTAAAACATCGGTAGCAGTTCGCGTAGCCAGTCGAGCTATTCAAACTCATGACGGTGGGCCGGTAGTCTTCGTGAAAACGGGTGACAGGTTCGAGCCACGCCCGATTGTGACGGGGCTAAGTGACTCACAATACACCGAAGTAGTATCTGGATTAGCCATCAACGAGCAGTATGTGGTTAACAATAGCTACCTGTTTAAGGCCGAAGCCGAGAAATCGGGCGCCGAGCACGTTCACTAA
- a CDS encoding YqiA/YcfP family alpha/beta fold hydrolase: MQVIFSHGKESGPWGSKIKALAEIAKTAGHDVESIDYSHTQDADERAAILGRYLPTVDDNVLLVGSSMGGYVSIRNANVPKVKGLFLLAPALYIPGYELQEYFYPHNIDIVHGWSDEVIPYQNSMKYAAGNNVNLHLIEGDHRLNSSLDTVSRLFEAFLAQWG, translated from the coding sequence ATGCAAGTAATATTTTCTCACGGTAAAGAAAGCGGCCCTTGGGGCTCGAAGATTAAGGCTTTGGCCGAGATTGCCAAAACAGCTGGCCATGACGTTGAGTCCATTGACTACTCTCACACCCAAGACGCCGATGAACGCGCCGCTATCCTCGGCAGATACTTGCCTACCGTAGACGATAATGTGCTGTTAGTCGGCTCTAGCATGGGCGGTTACGTATCCATCCGTAATGCGAACGTTCCTAAGGTAAAGGGACTATTCCTTCTCGCACCGGCATTGTATATCCCCGGCTATGAGCTTCAGGAGTACTTCTACCCACACAACATTGATATTGTGCATGGCTGGTCCGATGAAGTTATTCCCTATCAGAACTCCATGAAATACGCCGCGGGTAATAATGTAAACCTCCACTTGATTGAAGGCGATCACCGTTTAAACAGCTCGCTAGATACCGTTTCTAGGTTGTTTGAAGCCTTCCTAGCGCAGTGGGGCTAA
- a CDS encoding TolC family protein translates to MNRFSLLRLSQCGRSSAVLCYGLLILGFITLVISTPARANILNLEQVAQRIIQNNPDLVRYHWRQEAILAQRDTAALSQPLSVTVGADNVLGTGDYNSFDNAELMVSLSSVIELGDKPSLRVAEVDQRLAAGEAQQQAHLYDVLGQATQVYIALLTQQQQAELLEQQIAFFRLNIERTQERVNRGVAPQADWLRAKSELAQRQLELTELQARYKSTQLSLTALWGSSEIDFSSVAGDLYHFRAMEPFETLFKRTEQSPYIEALSAQVRLQQAQTALASAQASSDLRWRAGITQHLETDDTSMGFSMSIPLFSADRNRSVNATQQAFETEALSARQSALISLRAELLTAYQLREYYYVATQALQQTIVPLRRETLAATRIAYESGHYSYSDWLKAEQDLFSAQAALIQAASGVLQQHSKTEQLSGQALYAANSSLTTEHPQGEATHD, encoded by the coding sequence ATGAATAGATTCTCTTTGTTACGGCTGTCGCAGTGCGGTCGATCAAGCGCAGTGCTGTGCTATGGCCTGCTGATACTTGGGTTCATTACCCTAGTAATCTCTACGCCCGCTAGGGCAAACATACTCAACCTAGAGCAGGTTGCACAACGCATAATCCAGAATAACCCCGACCTCGTTCGCTACCACTGGCGCCAAGAGGCTATTTTGGCCCAGCGTGATACCGCCGCGCTATCCCAACCTCTATCGGTGACAGTCGGTGCCGATAACGTGCTGGGTACCGGAGATTACAACAGTTTTGATAACGCAGAGCTTATGGTCTCTCTATCATCCGTTATCGAGCTAGGGGATAAACCCAGCTTACGCGTGGCTGAAGTCGATCAGCGCCTAGCCGCCGGCGAAGCTCAACAACAGGCTCACCTCTATGATGTACTGGGCCAAGCTACTCAAGTGTATATCGCCCTGTTAACGCAGCAGCAACAAGCAGAGTTACTCGAGCAGCAAATTGCCTTCTTCCGACTCAATATTGAGCGTACCCAGGAACGAGTTAATCGCGGTGTAGCACCTCAAGCAGATTGGTTACGCGCCAAGTCCGAATTAGCTCAGCGCCAACTGGAACTCACTGAGCTACAAGCCCGCTACAAAAGCACACAGCTAAGCCTTACTGCGCTTTGGGGTAGCTCAGAAATTGACTTCAGCTCTGTTGCTGGGGACTTGTATCATTTTCGCGCCATGGAACCGTTTGAAACATTGTTTAAGCGCACCGAGCAATCACCCTATATTGAGGCGCTCAGCGCTCAGGTTCGATTACAGCAGGCGCAAACGGCGCTAGCAAGCGCACAGGCATCAAGCGACCTACGCTGGCGCGCGGGAATTACTCAACACCTAGAGACTGACGACACCTCGATGGGCTTTTCGATGTCGATTCCGCTCTTTTCCGCTGATCGTAACCGAAGTGTGAATGCTACTCAGCAGGCGTTTGAAACCGAAGCTCTCAGTGCGCGGCAGAGTGCGTTGATTTCCCTCCGTGCTGAGTTACTCACCGCCTACCAGTTAAGGGAGTATTACTACGTTGCTACGCAGGCATTGCAGCAAACCATCGTCCCACTGCGACGCGAAACATTGGCAGCAACCCGCATTGCCTATGAAAGCGGGCACTACAGCTACAGCGATTGGCTAAAAGCCGAACAGGACTTATTTAGCGCGCAAGCTGCTTTAATTCAGGCAGCTAGTGGCGTACTGCAACAGCACTCAAAAACCGAACAATTATCCGGGCAGGCGCTTTACGCCGCTAATAGCTCGCTAACTACCGAGCACCCGCAGGGAGAAGCTACCCATGACTAA